The Cydia splendana chromosome 21, ilCydSple1.2, whole genome shotgun sequence genome segment tatttaatttatttactcaaCTTTAAATACAGAATACAAGACACATTATGTTACCCACGGAATTACACATTATGTATCAAATATAATCGGCACTTTTAGTTCCACCACCAGTACAGTACCACGCATTTCGCTAGCTACTGGATTTTAATAAATGTTACCGCCATTCGCTTATGACATGACCCACACGCTACAGACCTAATAATATTGGTTAGCGTGaacaatatacttacttattattTCATGTGAAATCTTCATGAAAACAAAATTCATAATTCTGGTGGTTAAAATGGTTTAATTTTATGAAAGTAAACAGGTAAGTACTGGATTACTGGAAATACAGCCTGCAACGTAAGTAATTATTAGTATTGGGCACTAAAATTCCTAATTTAGTAAGTTTCATTGTTAATAACTTAATACAGAACACAATCTTATTTCTAGCCAATAAGATTGTGTCATGACTCATGAATCCCATGTCATGATCATGAaattcgttttttagggttccgtacctcaaaaggaaaaaacggaacccttataggatcactcgtgcgtctgtctgtctgtctgtctgtctgtctgtctgtctgtccgtctgtcacagccaattttctccggaactactggaccaatcaagttgaaatttggtacacatatgtaagtttgtgacccgaatacggacatgtaacgtaaacaaatgaattttaaacatgggggccacttttggggggtaaatgaaaaaatgaaaaaaaaattttttttcaaactatatcatgttacatatcaaatgaaagagcttattgtaaggatttcaaatattttttttttataattttcgaatcaacagtttagaagttattcaagaaaataggcaaaaaatgaccattcccccccccttatctctaaaactactaggtctaaaattttgaaaaaaatacataaaataggtctatacctatagatgacaggaaaacctattagaaatgtacagtcaagcgtgagtcggacttaattacagtttttaatccgacccctacgaattttttaaagagatttcactcacgtttcacataaaaaatacattgttaacagtgccggattacttagagtagtagttttcttagagtaattggtgataattttctgataagataatcattttaaatatttaacggtcttacctacttacgagtaattgtaaggtcaaattaaaaataatgtttaaaaaaaatgttaaattgagagctagcttaaagttttttgtactcgtcgactttaatggttgaattaataaagactttgtaaccaataagcaaaacaagcacgtgcttagggcaccacgttcaggaggggcaccaaaatgccaggttgaaaaaggtgaacaaattttaaaattagggacagacacatcgtttttaccacacgattttttttagctgtccaaaagctaatttgcaaaaataatggcgcgtaattctttgggaaacaatcggtagcagtagaagagtcgtgattacatgcatagattcgatttcaacccactcttttgcggttttatgcgaggccttctgccttaattacacttgggcgtggatccaaatccaagctttcctctttcgcagctaggcctactgcctttctcacacttcgccaattcaattccaagctctgctttcttgcatattttatgcatgaaaacaacctcgaatatcgaagcctattaagaaatatcgagccctatgcgaagctaggctgatagaaaactgtcccatcccttctctgtatgaaatcctggattcgcgcctggttgggactaaaagtaaaattgcgtttgtatatcgaaaaattttcgcgctcgcttcgctcgcgttttcaataactttataaggtatgataaaggtgacattcgggtggcgactgcagcaacattactctgttgcaacgttactgctgcagtactgtcaacttccgtgataaaatgatgtgactgatttccatactaaaagtaaaaatttacaactgtctatcatattgcgtttttatatcgaaaaatttccgcgctcgcttcgctcgcgtttctattactttctaagctatgataaaggtgacattcgggtggcgactgcaacagcattaggtacttactctattgcaacattactgctgcggcactgtcaatttacgtgataaaatgatgtgactgatttccattctcagctgtaacgcggcaatgaacttcactcaatttaccaaaaaatcaatgtaatcttgatgacccgagggagagggggcacctagaaatccttagggcatcaacatatcttaatccggcactgattgttaaaaattgtgtaatatacggaacccttggaacgcgagtccgactcgcacttggccggtttttttatatagaATTGAACTTATTTCAATATAAAATTTGATCAGTGAAATTCGTCTGGTTTCGCAGTAACAGTCCATTTTTTCATACATTTGTGCAATATGACACAATAATAGGAAGTGACCAACACGTGCCCCGTTTTTGCCCAATAAATGTAAAAGCATCCGTTTGAAAAACCAACATATCCTTAAAACGATCAAGGGAAATTAGTCTTTATTACAAGCATGTAAGAGCTGGGGCATATACAGGGAAGTTGTACGTCTGTCCCGTTTTTTCTGGGTGTCAGTGAGCCAGACGGAATCAGGTTTCATGGGAAAAGGtcaagataaaatatatttctgttTATAGTCAATGGATACAAAGATATAAATACAAACAAATGTGTTTAGTATTAAAGGTATGGGCTGTGGCGCCTGCGCGGCGGCTATGGGACGCATTATTTATTTGACAGTTGACAGATGTCAAAGTATTAGTATGCAAGTGCCTCTGGACCGCATCCAACGAAGAGCGGCTCGAATTGTTGACTGCCAGCGTCTTTCGGAACGGCTTGACTCCTTGGCGCTGCGTAGAGATGTGGCCTCGCTCTGCATTTTCTATCGCATGTATAAcggggagtgctccgaggaattgttcggattaatccctgccgcttcttttcgcCATCGCCCTACGCGACAACTTTACCATCTTCATCGcttggatggttggcagtcctcaactgtgcgtttctccagaaacttcctgcctcgcacagccaaactgtggaatgaactgtcgccagcggtatttccggaccgatacgacctacaaaccttcaagaaaagagcgtactcccatcttaaaggccggcaacgcgcttgcaacccttctggtgttgcgggtgtccatgggcggcggtaatcgcttaccatcaggtgatccgtctgctcgtttgcttcctattacattaaaaaaaaaaaaaaagtttgggCTGACAAAGGTTTGCCAAGTCAAGCGAGATCATAGCTTTCAGTTCTTCTAATACCACACACTTTTCATATAGccaattatacctacataatacataggtacagtcagcagcagaagtggcttaagcgggcgaggtgttcaaaattaccttgacacactcttattctcttaactaTAAAGTCGcgttaagatcattttgaacacctcgcccgcttagcaacttctgctgctgactgtacctgtggcGTAATCCTAACAAGGCCTTGTTTTTCCACctggattggaaggtcagacCTCTCGTcaaaactagtgcttacgccAAGTCTTGGGATTAGGTTATCTTGCAACGGGGACCGGCGCTAAGATGAGGAAGGGGTAGGAAAACTTAGGAGCAATGCATGATGATGAAAAACTTATCTAAAAGTAcctaatttttaaaaatataaaaatattttaaaggcCGTTTACACCTCATAAAATACCTTTAACAGGCCTTAATCTTAATGtggtcaaataaaaaaaatgcatagcCCTCAGCTCGAAACGTGTCGTTTTGCCAATAAAGTAGCAAGTTTATGATCCTGAAGTATTTGTGAAGTGGTCTGTTTAAGTTTGGaagtttttaccttaaattccgatcGCATATTTAGTATTTAGTTGATAAGTTTGTTCTAGGCATGGGAatgtaaacaattttatttatattctttATAATGTTAtacaattaaaaactaaatactttttAAGGAATGTAATAGCTATATATTATTATCTGTAACtatatattttgttaaaaaagTTAACTAGAAAGGTACTAACTAacatacttactttaaatgctttaaattacctatgtatctgaattaaaaaaaaaattaaaagcggTATGTAGATTTTATACAATTATGTTTATAATACAACTGATGATAAACGGTCAATCTAGCGTATGGACGCCGAGGAGTCGCGTTTTGCGAAATGCATATGtaatttttatcaattttatcagCTTGCAAAGCAAACGTACACAACTTTAAGAAAATTTTAGCCTTAAGCGCCATCCAGCGTCGAGTAGTAAAACTAAACTCTATTTGACTACATCGCCATCTACTGACTGCCAGGGATATTGCGTGATTTGTCATAACGCTACCTCCTTTGTTGTTGTAAACTATACGCTCTAGATGGCGTTAAATTCACTTTGCGTAGCTTGCACTTAATCCGATAGATGTCGTTGGTATTAAAATTTCCTTAATAAGCAGGCTACAGAAAAATGATCTCTTACTTTTGAGTATAGATGGCGCATCAATGTAGATCAATGCTGTGTTACAAAAtcattattgttttgtaagtcaTTTGTTAGATTAAGTTACAAATGATAATGAAAACTAAAGGTGAAATGTTTCGCTGTGTTTTCAACTGTTAGCAAAGTAAAAAGCCTGTCctgtagcaaagacatatgtaacttcgtataagacgaataaagtctaaggaaaaaacgtgcctcggaattcaagcaaaagtcattctcgaatagatggcgcacacacctttagcctatcctcggctagatggcgtgacgacaccgtttcatatttaacaattttaacacatagatatcagtgaatgaacatggatcaaaatgatataaaaataataaaataatttatccatatatatacattttttgataactttatacgttttcattttgagttttagtcgtgtgtcgatagatggcagtaaatttacagtgactacaaaatttacaatgaaaggacccctctatactatctattctttttgcctgTAGCTTCCGAACCGGAggccgggttcgaatcctgacTCGCACCTACCAAAGCATTTCTGGAAACTATActaaattattatacatatgtatattccGTGAAGGAAAACGTTCCGCATGTTTGCTGAGGCGCGAGTAGATGACTTTTTGCCATTATTTTTGGCCTCCATGCTGAAGAGGGTGCGCGGCGGCGGCACCAGACAGTCTTCTCAGGGTGTTCGCTGAGCGCCTCGACTGCCCGGTGGCTAAGTTTTGGGTGGAGGTGGCTATTAGCCATAATtaaagtgacagagaaagatgctcgcaatttgtGAAGTTCGGTGTTCGCGATAGGCCCTCTGCCCTCAGGTTATAAGGCTTTGTATACAACAGCCAACTAGTGATTACACGAATGCTCTCTTCCTTTTCTGATCCAAGATCAAAACTTTCATGATAACCTACAAATTAAGACATGATTGGACCTACATATCAGTCTTGTTAGTCTGATCATTTAATCGGTCCATGATGCTGTACTTTAGCTATGCTATTGTTAAAATATTTGCGATTACGGTCTTCGTGTCGGACCTATTAGGCGATCCTATCTAAGCAATATCGAAGAAATTAGACGATCATCATTAGAGCAATCGTTTATCGAAGGCCACCCGCCTGGAACAATCGACCGATTCCGATATAGGTTGAAACAGCAATTTGGTCGGTGATCCTCTTTGAGATACCCTGCTGGCTAATATTCACTACAAACTTTCTAAAACTCTTATCTACacaaatttacttacaaaaacaAACCCTATAGCCGCGATATAAAGTTTAATGTTCAAAGTATTAAAAAGTCAACATAGGAGAAAGAAAAGAAGTAAGCTGGATAGGAAATGACTTGGCGGAATATGCAATTAGTCAATAGAGCAATAATTTTTTAATGttgatatttgttttattagttCATAAGGTCATCTTTAAATCTTAATCATCTAAAGTTGATTTGGAAATATCTAGTTCAAAACgatttgtttaaaacatgagaACTTAAACTTTTTAGAAGatgtgataaataaaatttGACAACCAATGTCAAAACATGTACCCAAGCCTTCTATTTTGGCAAGCTTTTCTAAGCGCCCTTATTATCTAtcatttaagtaaatactaaaCCATTGCGAAGAAAACGATGACATTACTTACAAAAGTACTGCACTTACCTGTGCAGTATCCTTTAATACGCGGTATGGTATCCTACGCTGTGATATGGCCTACATGCAGCATTGTCCAAGAGTATATAGCTAATGGAACTACTATTGGCGACGCAGACTGGGCGCGCGCCGCTCGCTTCGGGTTCTTTGGGACTTTCTTCATGGCTCCTGTCTTCTATGGCTGGATGAAATACACAAGTCGCTTCTTCAAGAACAAATCCTTAACTACAGCGATAACCAGAGCGGTGATAGAACAGGTCTCCTATTCTCCTTTAGCCATGGCCTATTTCTTCTTCGGAATGAGCGCCTTAGAACTTAAACCATTCTCAAAGTGCGTAAACGAAGTTAAAGAGAAATTCTGGCCAACTTACAAGATAGGCGTAGTATTCTGGCCGACGGCACAAACTATTAACTTTTATTTCGTCTCGGAGAAGAACAGGATTGTGTTTGTGAGCGCCGCGAGCTTCGTGTGGACCGTGTATCTAGCTCACATGAAAGCAAAAGAACAGCGGCTAGAGACGATCCCGATAAAACTGGAAAATATAGCAGATGAGGAGATGTCCAAGAAAGGATGagacattaatttaatttacttttacATGTCATGAATACTCATGAAGCTGTGGTTGTGGTGGTGTGAACTTTCGTAAGCTATTATAGCGTTTCCTAAAACTCTATCTAGATCTTATTATTCTGATGTCAGATTGCTGTAAATGGTACCATACAAGCTACAAATTTTGCGGTTACTGAGTCTAGTATTCGTATAAAATAACAAACATCTGTTCCTTACCATCTGGTTTTTTGGTTTATTCCCTAGGGTGCCTATAGGTTCATATTATAAGGACTATGCCAAAACTGCGAGTTTCCCAGTTTTCTAATCCTTAGTGGCTACTATaagcagggccgtcttaaactatactggggcccctgggcacataagaatttggggcccttttggaaagtaaagaaagataattaaactaacatttttctactttgatcttctatttattatgggtaatcaaatatactgttactgtctgtccttcagggcgccctgaggatgggggccctgggcacgggccccgtgtgctcttatggtaaagacggtactgactATAAGATCCAGAAACTGCCTACTTTATCTTGTCTTCTGACGTGTTTTATACGTAGAAAGCGatgttaaattttttttgtatccTACGTATACAATCTACTTGATACCacttggtaggtacctaataataataattcagaaaCCTCCAATGCCATGAAACTATTGAGAATTTAATAAAGAATTTTATTAATACGATATAATTATAAACGATCTCGTCGGGTGTGGCTAATGGCCTTACAACATAAATCCCTTGTCCGATTCCTTCCAAACGGACAAAAAGAGGTAAAGCATTAGAATTAATATCGGGAATGAATTTGGAAGATATTTTTATTGGGACATTAATCATGTTTTGTCAACGCGCAGTTAATGTTGCCGCCGGTAGGGTCCGTTTTCGTGTTTggaataaaaagaaaaagtcACACGACCTTAAGGGGCTcacagttgttcggaactgtcaaaattttgttctaactgacaggccgataccgtccggctgactgttaatcagtgggcccattTAGAGTGTATAAGTTTTGATCTTTAAATTGGTTATACTGATTTGGGAAAAGACTAAAAATATCTGAGTTATTGATTGATGTAAGCCATTTTTATTTcttgtataagtacctatatatatgtgttatagttagaccaagaaaagtctgcagcgattttgatagcccacgcagtgcaagtgttatttatacgtcatagtttgatagaagtttgacgtttaaaataacactagcactgcgtgggctatcgaaatcgctgcagacttttcttggtctaactctatatggTCGCGTTGTTTAAACTATATGCTGATCATAATGAGATGCTGCATCGATGCTGATATAgtgaaaaaaaataaataaaatataatttagcacaataatttataaacataaCATTTACAAGTCAttagagtattttttttaaagctccGACACAAACATATGTTATAAAGTCCTTCTTAATTATATTTATCTTCGAAAATATTTCagaatcataaatatttatagcAATAAATGTCAACAATATTACTCATAAAACCTTGTGATGCAATTTTTTGGCATTCTTTTATTACGAGCTCTTGAACCGCACCCATTTTTTACAAACCCAGCTACAAAACTCACGTTTTATGGGAATCTATGAGAACCCGGTCCTAATCGATTCGACACAGAAAATTGGTAGGTTCTACCTAATGGACATTCTTGTAATGTGAAAAGATGAAAAGTGACAGTGATTTCATATTTTATACCATTCAAGTTTGATGAATGAAGAATAGTAAAAATGAATTGAATGTGGAGCGCTTGGTATTAGTAGATAGATCCACAGGTAACTAAGTTCACCTTCCAACTGGTgagttaatttttattttgctatATATTGGTCCAATAAtaggtttataatttattagtTTACTTAACTTTTGGGATTGGCGGaatcttgctcagcacagggaggattggaaaggaagaggggaggcctttgcccagaagtgggacacacacataggctaataaaaaacttttatttaactgttgGCAACTTAACTGGTTTGCAaaaccgaagtgatcccataagcgttccctgaacaaagttttgtacggactAACAAGTGAAATTAATCTCTTAGCTGCGTAGCTGAATGAATGTTTACAGCACAAACAGAAACAGACAAAAAGCTATGACCTAAaagtaaaaacacaaaaattaaaaacaacatTTGTCGCAACGACACGGGACTATTCagtccacgagcgtatattatatttctttgattttcaattgtaggaaaaaaaacatttgatttGTTTGCTGAAACTAAGctatcgctgctttgtcgacgaaattatcaatgttgttcgttgttcgataaaaacgctagtggacggatTAGCCCCTtatatgacggaattagccacattgacttTACTCGTATTTTCAATTTCCAATTTACAGGTTCTATTTGACTCAAATGACTGCTAGAGAAAGTCTTGGTATGAAGTCCGCCTTCGTACAACTGTATTTTTCCGTTTTGCGgttaaattgtagcaaaaaggCTGTCAGTTCCTCGCTCTTTCAAAATCACTAATCGATACCCTCCCGTTCTCACGTCATAACCCTCCTAAAACACTGAAAGCGTCTCACATAAATACATTTCGCAGGCTACCGGGCTGATTGGCGTGTACAAACACACGGACACGCGGACGGACAATGTCGCGATATATAACTTGCTGTCAACTGTTATTTATGCTCCTGCGCAGCCCGAGTTGCGAACGCGCGTCGAGTTCTTGAGGAACCAGCGTAATGTGAGTTCCAAGTTATATAGCAACTATGCTTGCCTGCGGCGGTaacacggtcgcatttttatcatttgtcaccatgtctgtcacgttctaataagtatgtaagtgcaaaagtgacgggcatagtgacaggcaataaaaatggaaccgtgctgcgcggTTCTGGTATCATCGATGCTTAGACATaggattaaaattaaatttaggaAATTAGAATGTTATATTTTAAGTTAGAATTACCATATGCATAATGGATCTGAAACTgaaacttacttacttacttcacTGGCTTAGTGACCTAaaaaggatcttggcctctgacacaagagagcgccactctgccctattctgcgccacttcacgctaGTTGGGTATTCTGAGGGCGGATAGGTCTTTTAGGGCTTcatcactccagcggtatccgGGACGCCCAAacggacgttttccgcccgggtgccccaTATACGCTCTTCTCActgcacgatcctctcccatcctctccaggtgaccATGAAACTAGAACTGTGAAAATATAGAACTGAAATACACATACTGCAACGAGCATTGTGATgtgattatcatcatcatcatcattcggtGCTACTTCTTAGGGTCGCATCTGGTTGCCATACGTCAGGATTTCGCATAACAAGTCAGGATCTCAGGATTTTTCGTCCTTTGTCAGGATTGCGACTGCTGTGAGGTGACTTCGCGAGTGTCAGGGTTTTTTGAAACCTCCACTAACCAATATGGTCTGTGCGGAActaaagagaagagtcgtagaatgtatgggctcccctacatttcacgacttTTCTCTTTCCATACAGACTCTAGAGCTAGAGGCTAGTAGTAGGTACAAAATAAAGCCACTAGAAGATACAAGTTTGGAGTTGTAGATTTTaaaaactttaagatacggaGGCCTAACTAAAGAGAACCCTGGGATTTGGAGAACTGACGTCCAGGATAATCAAGGTTTTTAGGGTGATATCCGTACTTTTGTCAGGATTTGCACACACGTATAACTAGGTAGTTCTACTCAGTATTTGTCTCGCGTCTCGCCTATGCTCTGGGCTTTAACCGCGAagatcgaagttcgcaaattgcgggcatctttctctgtcactctattTACGATAAGTATTGGAGTAAaagaaaagagaaagatccccgcaatttgcgaattacgGTTTTCGCAGTAGACCCTCTGTAAGCAATTGTAATAACATTGTCAGTATGGCCTGGGAACCTGCACTATGGCCGTTATTACTTTAGCAAGCTCGTATTTAATGTACTAAACTTATTATAAAGTCATCCCTGTTTCCAGTGACATAAGATTGATTTTCTATCACAAGTTTGCGTTAGATGAGAGAATGAAATTGTAAGCTGTGGTGGTGACAGTATATTATttgaattcaataaataaaatatatagaaTTATAAGTTATTGTCGGATTTCAGAGTGTACACGCAGgatgtaaaaaaaacataagttgtacttcaaatttaatatatttgaaTGGGTAGGCCATTCAAATTCACATCTGTATTTCCAAAACAGGGAAAGGATACTGcttatatataggtacaatgCCTAAATACCTATCTATGCACTTTTAAAAACAGTTTGATGATACGTACTAGGGGATTATGCGATCGATAACACAAACGCAATTCTTCCTATTCGCGATTCCCATACAATATGTATTGC includes the following:
- the LOC134801332 gene encoding mpv17-like protein 2, which codes for MTLLTKVLHLPVQYPLIRGMVSYAVIWPTCSIVQEYIANGTTIGDADWARAARFGFFGTFFMAPVFYGWMKYTSRFFKNKSLTTAITRAVIEQVSYSPLAMAYFFFGMSALELKPFSKCVNEVKEKFWPTYKIGVVFWPTAQTINFYFVSEKNRIVFVSAASFVWTVYLAHMKAKEQRLETIPIKLENIADEEMSKKG